Genomic segment of Gasterosteus aculeatus chromosome 4, fGasAcu3.hap1.1, whole genome shotgun sequence:
tgttcagctttgcaaattcCATTTGCGTCGTAAAGTCCCTACAGCTAAAAGTAAAACAAGACGCCAGGCTAATGTTGATAGTACATTTATACTCAAACTCACCTGGCTGTTGTTATCAAAGATACTGCTGAAGTTGAAGAGGCCAGCATGACCAAAGTTGGGAGGCATCTGCTGAGGCTTTCCCGCCACATGCTGCATCTGGGAACCGTTCATCATCCCCATGTTTGTAGACACCTGAAGGGAGCCTTGACCGTGGTTCTGGGCTTGTGGAGGCAAATTTGCCTGCTGGGACATCTGGTTTGGGGTCTGCTTCAGGCTATCTTGCTGAGCATTGAAGGGTACGAACACAGATTGCTGttgcgtctgctgctgctcagggaGGGAATAGTAAGGCCCTTGTGGCTGCATACGATGGGAGACTCTGGGTGCAGGGGCTGAGAAGTGGGGCACAGTGTTGTTTGGGTGCGCAACATTGTGTGACAGGGCAGGAGGAGGCGCTGAGGGGTGGTGGGAGCTGGGCTGTGGATTGAGGAGGGGTGGTGGAGCCTCGGTGGATGatgcggaggaggggggaggaggcaaCTGCTGTCGAGTCTCTGGCTTGGGAGGTAAAGCCATGGCGGGGGCACTGAAACCCACAGAGTTGATGCTCTCACTGACAGAGACGGCCTGGTTCTCCACGGAGAGAGAGGGCTTGTCTTTTCCGGAAGGGGCAACGGCACTGGGCTCCGTTTTAGTAAGCTGGATGTGGGGCTGCGAGTTTGCTCCAACAAGATGTTGAGGGCCGTCGGCGGCAGTTGTAGTGGAGCTGTGATGTGCAGGAGAACCTGTGCCTCGTACTGCGCTGCTGCCACTTGTTGAGGTGGcagcgacacacacagcaggcttGTGGTCAGGGGCAAACAGCTGTTTTCTGACGGAGGAAGGAGTGGGAACGCTTGGCTGGGGATTGTACGGAGTAGGATTAGGGGTATGAGGCGAGGCTGCAGCTGAGGCAGCATTAGGAGCACTGGCGGCGGTGGTGTTGGTGGTAGTGACCCCGGCTCCTGAGCTGGCCGCGTTGCTGTGCTCGCCGTGGGTCGAGTTGGGTCTGGCCTGGCCTCCAGTGCTGTTGGTTCCTCCATTGTGTTTGGGGGAGCTGTTGGCACTGCCAGGACTCACAGGACGCACGGGGAAGGGCCCCCAGGTGCTGGCGGCGGGAGAGAAGGTGCCCCCGAACTGAGCCATGGGGAGACGAGGGTGTCTGATCTGGTGCATGGTCTGAGCAGCCAGTAGAGCCAGCTGAGGGTGAGCATACGCCAAGGGCAGAGACACAGGGAAGGGCTGTCTGACATTTGACGACAGCCCCTTCCCAAGCTTTCCCCCGGCCTGAGAGGAGGGCGAAgacgaggacgaagaggacTGGAACGAGACGCCTGCGGAGGTGACCAGCGAGCTCAGAGCCTTCGGCCCAGTGGCTGAGCCGCTGCCGGCCCCAGCACTACTGGGGAAGGAGGGGGTTTTGGGGACTCTGATGTGATTCCTTGGGATGAGATCCTCAAGCTCTTTGGCGGGGTCTTGGATAAGAGCGTTGATCAGCTGGACCGCATACCTCGTAGACTCCGTCCCGCCTCTGTAACGAAGAACAACTCTTTCAGATTATTCGGTTTGTGCTAAAAAGATAAATTAAGAGTGATGCGGTTATGTTGTACGGTAAAGGAAAAACACCCAGAACTATTTTTTACTATTGTCATCCCGTTCCATCCATGCAAAGCTATTCTGATGTCTTTGGAAATAATATGGCAATGTTTTGACATCACATTTAATGCCAAAAAGGTTAAATAGGATGatgtatataatatttatatatatgtatatgaagAGGATAGAACATTAAACTTTCCTAAATTCTACAAATCCTGTGTTGGACGGTTACACCGTTAGACTAGCCAAAAAGGGAATGAATGACATCATCCAGGAGGGGCTTATATTTTTAATGCAGCTTACCAACTGTTCTACTAGAGCTGCAGCGGCATTTACAGTCCAGCAGGGGGCATGACTTTTACCTTATGGTGATCATCCTCTCCCCGTTCTTGTCCTTCTGTTTGTCTACATCTATGTGTGCTCCCGTCACGTCCTGGATTGCTGTGATGTTGCAACCTCCTCGGCCCATGATGCGAGACACGACGGAGGCCGGCACAGACAGCTTCTTTGATCTTCAAAAGAAGCAGGGaaatgtcattgtgtgtgtgtgtctctctctacaGTGTTTGCCCTAGGATtcacaaacgtgtgtgaaaaagatgtaaaaaatgGTAGAGAAAGCCCTGGTTTATACTAGCAGTCAGAAATGCCCTCAAACCAATCCTTTTCTTTAAGATCTGTTAAGTGTGGTCAATCAAAATCATGGAAACAGATGAAAATCCTAATCAAAGGCTGACCTTCTGACGACTTCTTTCCAACCCTCTTCTCTCTTCAGGCCTCTCTTGGGGCTTGTGAGGCTGAGCTTACTGTTGGGCGAGGTGATGGGAAGAGACATAGTCTTGAATGGGGAAGGCAATGAGTTGCAGGTGGAGTCGCTCGTATCTTGAGCTCTGCGTCAAAATAACAGAAGAGATAATCGGTCATTTGTCACGTTGGGCGATTGGTTGACATTGGAATATATTGAAGTAAGACTTACTGGATATAGTACACACATATATAGCATTTTCTAAGCCTTGTTTTTCCCCTGGATAAGCATCTCGAAACACCTCTGGGACTCACTTTTGCGTTGATTTTGAGATGGAGACCGTGACCTTGTTGTCCACCTTGCAGTCGGTCTGCGGCTGTGGACAGTGTCTCTTCTCTAGGCCGCGCAGGTGGCCCTGGGTTGCTCCTGAGGAGGgaactgaggaagaggaggacgaggaagaggaggacgaggaggcggaTGAGGTGAGGTCAGGGAGGTAGTTTAGCTCCTGACTCTTGcccccactgctgctgctctcgcTGGCACAGTCAGTGCTATCCAAGGGGTCAGAATCGCTGTTTCCACCCGccagtccccctcccccgccccgcGGCTCGCCGTGAATCTTGTTCTTGTCCGCCTTGTGCTGTGCTAGTGCAACCTAGAGGGAAGACACAGGCGTCAGTATACTGCGTAAAGGAACTTTTAGTCTGGATAATCAGATGAACACAGCAAATGGTGGATCAGAAAAGACAAAGGGTACCATTGATAATCATTAGTGCTCACCTGCGAATCCTGTAAAATGATGGTTTCGTTGGGCGAGTCCTTGGTcttgttctttttgttcttGCGATTGGCGCTCGGGGTGGTGGCCACACTCGCTCGCTTCTTACCAAACGCTGTAGGGAAAGTGGTGGAGGTGGCGGATATAccaatggtggtggtggtggttgcaCTAGGGGGCTCAATTGGAACCTCTTCTTCTGATGGCGGAGAATAAGTTCAAATTCAACGGTTACCAACGTTTTTATTCATTATGACTGAAGTCTCTCAACACTCAAAAACAATTATGCAGACTCTTAATGGTAAAAGTCATAGGTTACCGTCATCTGAATTCTCCTTCTGCTCTAGCATCTCACAGAAGTCATCCGTGGTTTTCTGCccgccctcttcctcctgcttcctcttctgctcctccttcttcttcttgcgtTTCTCCTTGCGCTTCTCACGCTTAGCAGCCAGGGCCTGCTTCTTGATCTCCTCTCGGGACTGTCAAACACAACGCAGAGttgtttaaaaacaataacatgtTTGTCCTCATCCACTGTATACGCAGCCATGGTGTCTGACATTACCCTCTCCAAGTCTAGCTCCTTGAGGAGAATGCTAGCGTTGTTATTGGCCTCGGCCGCTTGCTGGTCTTTGGCTTTGACAATGGTCTCCATGCACTGGTGGCACTTCTTCAACAGCTCCTGCAAACAGGAAACCAACCGCTGGCGTTAGCGCTTTGTCATTTCCATGGGACGAGGCAGACTGATGAACGAAAAGTAAACCAAAATACCTTGTCAGCGAGAGTGGCGATATATCTCATGCACTCAATATCTGATGGGAATTGGTTGACCTCCTTTACAAGATATTGCACCACCTTCACatgaccctgagatgggaagTAACAGTTAATGACCAGAGGCTCGGCAACGTGTAGCACCAACAATCAGGGTTTTCGTAAACACTGCACCTTGCGAAAAGCCGACATGAGTGGGGTAATCTTGCGGTTATCGGCTGCATCCACATCAGCACTGGCATGTACCAAGAGCTGGACCACGTCAAAGTGACCTCCATTTGCCGCCAGCCAGAGAGGGGTGTTCCCTTTCTTGTTCCGTACGTCGATATGGGCACCCCTgcgaagaaaggaaaaaaaaatgtgttaaagaGTCACATGAAGACATTGCAGCTAAAGGGCTGGGAGATAAGAAGCTATGGGCCACAGCTGATTTAAATCCCCACGGTAAGTATACCTATATACCAGGGGTGCCCAGTAGGTCCGTGCGAGTAGATCGCCCGCCATTGGTCACCACGGATGCACGGTCGACAACTAAACTTTGTAGTGCTAATTAGAGACCCTTGCTTACAAACCAACATGTAATTTCATccgagtaaggtaatgaccaagaatgtgtggaatggTTGCGATGGTTCAATCACTTCTGACGGATGTCTCATTGTCAATTAGTGACAGTAGGCAGCTTTGTTCCATTACTACTCGTTATTAAGGCCGGAGCCGACGGAAAGTCTTCCAAAAGATTTagcatttttctttctccactttgattgcacttttgaggcctttatcatattcaaaaacttCAAAGAAATTTGGCTTGCACATCAGAGGtgcaaaaatgtatatttttaggGTCACGcatttgggtaaaaaaaaaaaaaaaaatgtctataGTGCCTCCTAGAGATGTCTTCCTCTGGTGCGATGTTTGCCCACTATCAGCAATTGACATGACATTTTGGAAACCTGTGGATATTCTCTACAAAATCATGGTATTCAAATGCACCTACAGCAAAGGTGTCAGTACCAATAACCTAGTGGTTAGGGATGGGGGTTAACAAGCCACTGACTGGGATTGAAATCCTATCCGCTACCACTCATTATTTATGTTCCTTTTTTGTGGTTTCACAGAGTATCTTTGTCAGCCTTGGTGGCAGGAAGGCAACTGCTTTGAGAAAGCTCTTCAGGCACAGTCtgttccttttgttttgatAACAGTCATTGCAGAGAAGGAGCCCTTATATAAATGTGGCGAAACAAAGGGCAGTAACTTAGTAAGTTTAATGTCTGCGTTCAGGTCACTTCACCCAAAACAGTGTGGATGTTGCAAAACTTCACCTGTAGGCAACAGTGATGAGACACTTCCAGGAAGCTTGCTTTGGGAGGAGAGAAATTAGTTTCTCACCCAAACTTCTACTAAATCAGAAAGGCCCGTCCATTGCATAGCTTTAATTagtatcattatttatttagcagTAGCGAAGGGAGGTGTGGGGGTTGATCGGGGTAGATCCCCACAACTTGGgtcgattgaaaagtagcttgcgagccgaaaaggtgtgggcacccctgcttTGTACCGTTGCCTCTGATGTCACACATGATGAGATGCATTGAAACCATGGGGATTATTTTATGAAAGGAAAACTTGTAACATGgttctgcacacaaacacataaggGCACTCACCTGTTGATGAGCAGCTCACAAAACTTGTAGTGGCCCTTGTCAGCAGCAATGGTAAGGGCTGTGTCTCGGGACGAGGGAACAGGGGGAGCGTTGACATCGGCGCCTTTGTCCAGAAGCACTCGGCCCACCTCCGCATAACCTCCCGAGGCTGCCTCCATCAGGGGAGTGAGGCCAGTCTGAATGAAGCGAGAGGTTACTCAGCGAGATAGCCAGCTACACCGCGGGCTCAGCTAGAGCAGgccacacacatttacagatcAACTCCATGGCGAATGAAAACCAGACTACTCACCTTTGCACGATGCTCTACGTTGGCCTTGCGATCCAGCAGCAGACTGACAACCTCTGCCCGACCTTGGAAGCAGGCTAGGGTCAGAGCCGTGTTTCTGTTGGTCTCAATTTGAGCATTGATGTCCGAGCCCATGTCAAGCAATAGCTTCACTGCCGGCACATGGCCGTTCATGGCGGCCAACATCAGAGGAGAGATTCCTAGCTTGCTACCAGTCCTGGTACAagagcaaataaacaaaatgttacAGTAgtacaaacctttttttaactgTTGAATGTGGTCTGAGTAGCATAACATAAGTCAATGAATATTTGCTTTCGATTTCATTGCaatttaatataaatgtattttggatCCAACAAAAGGATTCTCAATGTCCTGTTGCTCACCTGGAGTTGATCTCAGCTCCAGCATTGAGGAGAATCTTGATGATATTGACGTAACCCCCAGAAGCAGCCAGGCTTAGAGGCGTGTAGTCGGACACATTGCGGTGTTCTTTATTCGCTCCCCGAAGCAGTAGCAACTCAACCACCTGACGAACACACATGACAGTTGCACAGTCAAAGCCAGGAAACAATTTACCACCCATGTCTCTATTGAGAATAGAGAAAATGCGTCTACCTCCTGGCGTCCCCCGGAGCAGGCCAGCGAGAGGGGGGTGTCTTTGGTTCTCTCTGACTGAGCCTCAATGTCACCCCCTTTATCCAGGAGCACCTCCACCACTCCAACGTGGCCGGCGGTGGCAGCCAGGATCAGAGGAGTAAAACCTGTGGTGAGCAGCGATAATGAGAACCGTGAGCTAATATTAAATTCATACCTCCCTGTTGTTCACCACACCATACTGGTTTTCTCATGCCCCGGTTATCATCACGCTTTCATACCTTTTTTGTCCCGGTGCTCAATGTTTGCTCCCCGTGCAATGAGGACGGAAACAAGCTCCTCGTGTCCTCCTGCACACGCCAGCGTCAGCGCTGTGTCATGGTTGCTCTCCGTCTGTAGGAGGGTGGTAAAAACATCTCTTATCAACTTCGATGTCTCGTTGCACCCAAGTGCACTTACATCTCCATTGTGTCAAAATGTTCTGTTCCTTACATGCGCATCGATGTCAACAGAAGGGTAGAGGGGCAGGACAGAAGGGGGCGAGGCGATGTTTCCAGGCATCTGTGTGGGCGGCTGGGACATGGGCGTGGGTGAGGTTGTAGGGTTCAGCATGGGCACACGGCTACCCACAGCTGTAGTGGATAAAAAAATTAGATGATTAGGGATCTACCATTTAAGAAATCTCAAattacgaaaaaaaaaaaagaaattctcttACCTGCCATGATGTCATCCAGCGTGTCTGTGAGTGTCTGTGCAGGTCTAGCTACCATGAGCCCATCTGGTGCTTGCTGAGCGATCATTCCTGGGCCTAACTGTTGACCCTGAACCTGCTGCTGATGAGGATGTTGTGGTTGTTGGCCCAGCATCTGCTGCCCTACCAGTACCCTCTGCAGCTCTGGGCTGGTGCTTCCCGGGTAGTCCGCGGGGTTGTAGTCGGGCAGTGGTTGGATGGGGACGAAGGCAGTCTGAAGAGGCAGTGGAGGAGGCTGGGGCTGGGCCTGCGGCGAAGGGGGCAGAGGCGGCTGGTGCGGCGGCTGCAGCCCATCCCTGTAGAGGATGGTGCCCACCTGAGGAAGTTTGGGGTAATCGCCCTCTTCTGCATCAGCCTCTTCCTCCGAACCCTCCTCttcgtcatcgtcgtcgtcgtcgtcatcatcatcatcatcgtcatcctcctcctccgcttcctgaAAAATGCAGAAAACATTCTCAAGTCTATACAAACAATATTATGCAACCAACAACACACCCTAAATGTGATGTAAAAGGTTCacctcttccccttcctctcctgGCTGCTCCTCATCTTTAATGGCCTCCTCATCAGTGTCCGAGCTGCTGTGTAATTGGGCACCTTCTATGGTGGGAAGAGCTGTACTTTCGGGACCTGGGCCCGGGCCCTGTccggcctcctgctcctcttttaAACCCTTTGCCTCCATGTACTCTTTGGTGAACTGTTGCTGTGTTTTCAGCTGCAGCTGGCGCTCCAccttctgcagctccttcaggattttcttcttcttctgcacctATGTGGGGAACAGCCACATCCATGTTTGACTAACTTCGAATACAGTGCCATGcagaaaacatttgatttaagaaaaaagcacaaaaaatgtgtattttaagaGGGTGATGAATTAtacctgctcctctctgctcttcttcaGCTCTTCAATCTTGTCTTTGGTGAGCGGCTCCCCCTGAATCAGCTCTAACGACTGAAGCTGGGCCTTCTCAATGGCGCTGATTCTCTGGCCTAGCTCGTTCAGCTTCCCCTCAGTCTCCTCCACGATGCACTCTAGAGGCTGGCACAAGTGGAAGGGCGGCAGTGGCTCTGCTTCAGGCCCCCGGCCGACTGAGCTGGGGACACCGCCCTGAAGGGCCGCTTGTCTCTGTTTTGAAACACCTGGATTTGAAAGGAAGAGATCCGAGAAATTGAGGATTATCATGTGTTAACAAGGAAATGCCTTAAAACTGGGAAGATAATGGCTAAGTGAAGTCTTCAACTTCATTTTGCAAATTCCTTCCCTGGCGGACGGGACTTGCAGCGCTGATTACCTTTGATGGAGACCGGCGAGGGTGTGACAATGCTCGATGGGGCTCGGTCGGGCTCCTGAGGGGGCACTACCATGGCGAGAGCTTGGAACGGGACACGTGGAACCTGTTACGGCAGAGGTCATGTTAGTTTTAGACTCTTAAAGACTTACTCCTTTCTAAAAAACGATACGTTCCCAATCGAACATTAGTTATAAGTGTAAGTTGTTGCTGTATTTACCTGAGAGACATCTTGCGCAGGGGGCGTGAGCTGGGAAAGGTCAGGAGCTGGGACAGACAGGATGTTGTTGGGGTAGTCCAACAGGTACGACACGACATTGGTGTGTCCACCCTTAGCAGCTTCTATTAACATGGTTGAACCATCCTACAGAGAAAACATACACGATAACAATGATGTGCTGGTATTACACACAATATTCCAAATAGTCAAATGAATGTCCAAGGTGCATTACTTTGAGTCTGTGTGTAGGATCTGCCCCGTgtgccagcagcagctccaccacaGCCAAATGTCCTCCAGCACAGGCCAGAGACACCACTGTGTGGTCATTGTTGGCAGTGGTTCTGTTCACATTAGCACCTGTACACAAGAAGACACACATTAACTCACTGTGTTAATGTGTCACTCTAAAAAGCAAACTCCTTAGGCGTCcgaccc
This window contains:
- the ankhd1 gene encoding ankyrin repeat and KH domain-containing protein 1 isoform X5 produces the protein MQDAVTGTAMLTDGFEDEIDSVTPRSPVAGMGVGATPGGVGLGGIGIGVGGKKVRLYGEQGGPATERLDFKLAAAAVLSSGPGSGSDEDEVSEVESFILDQEDLDNPIMKTASELLLSSATDGVDLRTVDPETQARLEALLEAAAFADPEVLRRLTSSVSCALDEAAAALTRMRAENTLNAGQADNLVIFSRSLAEACSDGDVNAVRKLLDEGRSVNEHTEEGESLLCLACSAGYYELAQVLLAMHANVEDRGIKGDITPLMAAASGGYVDIVKLLLVHGADVNAQSSTGNTALTYACAGGFVDVVKVLLKEGANIEDHNENGHTPLMEAASAGHVEVARVLLEYGAGINTHSNEFKESALTLACYKGHLDMVRFLLEAGADQEHKTDEMHTALMEACMSQDGHVEVARLLLDSGAQVNMPADSFESPLTLAACGGHVELAALLIERGANLEEVNDEGYTPLMEAAREGHEEMVALLLAQGANINAQTEETQETALTLACCGGFLEVADFLIKAGADIELGCSTPLMEAAQEGHLELVKYLLAAGANVHATTATGDTALTYACENGHTDVADVLLQAGANLEHESEGGRTPLMKAARAGHLCTVQFLISKGANVNRTTANNDHTVVSLACAGGHLAVVELLLAHGADPTHRLKDGSTMLIEAAKGGHTNVVSYLLDYPNNILSVPAPDLSQLTPPAQDVSQVPRVPFQALAMVVPPQEPDRAPSSIVTPSPVSIKGVSKQRQAALQGGVPSSVGRGPEAEPLPPFHLCQPLECIVEETEGKLNELGQRISAIEKAQLQSLELIQGEPLTKDKIEELKKSREEQVQKKKKILKELQKVERQLQLKTQQQFTKEYMEAKGLKEEQEAGQGPGPGPESTALPTIEGAQLHSSSDTDEEAIKDEEQPGEEGEEEAEEEDDDDDDDDDDDDDDEEEGSEEEADAEEGDYPKLPQVGTILYRDGLQPPHQPPLPPSPQAQPQPPPLPLQTAFVPIQPLPDYNPADYPGSTSPELQRVLVGQQMLGQQPQHPHQQQVQGQQLGPGMIAQQAPDGLMVARPAQTLTDTLDDIMAAVGSRVPMLNPTTSPTPMSQPPTQMPGNIASPPSVLPLYPSVDIDAHTESNHDTALTLACAGGHEELVSVLIARGANIEHRDKKGFTPLILAATAGHVGVVEVLLDKGGDIEAQSERTKDTPLSLACSGGRQEVVELLLLRGANKEHRNVSDYTPLSLAASGGYVNIIKILLNAGAEINSRTGSKLGISPLMLAAMNGHVPAVKLLLDMGSDINAQIETNRNTALTLACFQGRAEVVSLLLDRKANVEHRAKTGLTPLMEAASGGYAEVGRVLLDKGADVNAPPVPSSRDTALTIAADKGHYKFCELLINRGAHIDVRNKKGNTPLWLAANGGHFDVVQLLVHASADVDAADNRKITPLMSAFRKGHVKVVQYLVKEVNQFPSDIECMRYIATLADKELLKKCHQCMETIVKAKDQQAAEANNNASILLKELDLERSREEIKKQALAAKREKRKEKRKKKKEEQKRKQEEEGGQKTTDDFCEMLEQKENSDDEEEVPIEPPSATTTTTIGISATSTTFPTAFGKKRASVATTPSANRKNKKNKTKDSPNETIILQDSQVALAQHKADKNKIHGEPRGGGGGLAGGNSDSDPLDSTDCASESSSSGGKSQELNYLPDLTSSASSSSSSSSSSSSVPSSGATQGHLRGLEKRHCPQPQTDCKVDNKVTVSISKSTQKAQDTSDSTCNSLPSPFKTMSLPITSPNSKLSLTSPKRGLKREEGWKEVVRRSKKLSVPASVVSRIMGRGGCNITAIQDVTGAHIDVDKQKDKNGERMITIRGGTESTRYAVQLINALIQDPAKELEDLIPRNHIRVPKTPSFPSSAGAGSGSATGPKALSSLVTSAGVSFQSSSSSSSPSSQAGGKLGKGLSSNVRQPFPVSLPLAYAHPQLALLAAQTMHQIRHPRLPMAQFGGTFSPAASTWGPFPVRPVSPGSANSSPKHNGGTNSTGGQARPNSTHGEHSNAASSGAGVTTTNTTAASAPNAASAAASPHTPNPTPYNPQPSVPTPSSVRKQLFAPDHKPAVCVAATSTSGSSAVRGTGSPAHHSSTTTAADGPQHLVGANSQPHIQLTKTEPSAVAPSGKDKPSLSVENQAVSVSESINSVGFSAPAMALPPKPETRQQLPPPPSSASSTEAPPPLLNPQPSSHHPSAPPPALSHNVAHPNNTVPHFSAPAPRVSHRMQPQGPYYSLPEQQQTQQQSVFVPFNAQQDSLKQTPNQMSQQANLPPQAQNHGQGSLQVSTNMGMMNGSQMQHVAGKPQQMPPNFGHAGLFNFSSIFDNNSQVGNNQVWGACHLPARSPPEQSYSVPPAYMSMGQIENMMAPPPPDGSKAPGYRSASQRMVNSPIALTSYATSISGSPVYLHGPTPVGTPSFSRQHFSPHPWSASTSGESPVPPPSTVSSSALSTSAPPPPQPKQGSSSQQDRKVPPPIGTERLARIRQTGSVNPPLLTTSYTASVGQGGIWSFGVGSASEAMSGWSQPLMSSHMMHPQLHTEQSAFSQHQPMEQDDTGIANPANNYHQPQHLPNSYMDFPKGMPMSMYGGMLPPHPPMAEGPGAPMYNGLHASDPAWSPIIKVVPNNADNSDPQQQVWPGTWAPHVGNVHLNHVN
- the ankhd1 gene encoding ankyrin repeat and KH domain-containing protein 1 isoform X7; the encoded protein is MQDAVTGTAMLTDGFEDEIDSVTPRSPVAGMGVGATPGGVGLGGIGIGVGGKKVRLYGEQGGPATERLDFKLAAAAVLSSGPGSGSDEDEVSEVESFILDQEDLDNPIMKTASELLLSSATDGVDLRTVDPETQARLEALLEAAAFADPEVLRRLTSSVSCALDEAAAALTRMRAENTLNAGQADNRSLAEACSDGDVNAVRKLLDEGRSVNEHTEEGESLLCLACSAGYYELAQVLLAMHANVEDRGIKGDITPLMAAASGGYVDIVKLLLVHGADVNAQSSTGNTALTYACAGGFVDVVKVLLKEGANIEDHNENGHTPLMEAASAGHVEVARVLLEYGAGINTHSNEFKESALTLACYKGHLDMVRFLLEAGADQEHKTDEMHTALMEACMSQDGHVEVARLLLDSGAQVNMPADSFESPLTLAACGGHVELAALLIERGANLEEVNDEGYTPLMEAAREGHEEMVALLLAQGANINAQTEETQETALTLACCGGFLEVADFLIKAGADIELGCSTPLMEAAQEGHLELVKYLLAAGANVHATTATGDTALTYACENGHTDVADVLLQAGANLEHESEGGRTPLMKAARAGHLCTVQFLISKGANVNRTTANNDHTVVSLACAGGHLAVVELLLAHGADPTHRLKDGSTMLIEAAKGGHTNVVSYLLDYPNNILSVPAPDLSQLTPPAQDVSQVPRVPFQALAMVVPPQEPDRAPSSIVTPSPVSIKGVSKQRQAALQGGVPSSVGRGPEAEPLPPFHLCQPLECIVEETEGKLNELGQRISAIEKAQLQSLELIQGEPLTKDKIEELKKSREEQVQKKKKILKELQKVERQLQLKTQQQFTKEYMEAKGLKEEQEAGQGPGPGPESTALPTIEGAQLHSSSDTDEEAIKDEEQPGEEGEEEAEEEDDDDDDDDDDDDDDEEEGSEEEADAEEGDYPKLPQVGTILYRDGLQPPHQPPLPPSPQAQPQPPPLPLQTAFVPIQPLPDYNPADYPGSTSPELQRVLVGQQMLGQQPQHPHQQQVQGQQLGPGMIAQQAPDGLMVARPAQTLTDTLDDIMAAVGSRVPMLNPTTSPTPMSQPPTQMPGNIASPPSVLPLYPSVDIDAHTESNHDTALTLACAGGHEELVSVLIARGANIEHRDKKGFTPLILAATAGHVGVVEVLLDKGGDIEAQSERTKDTPLSLACSGGRQEVVELLLLRGANKEHRNVSDYTPLSLAASGGYVNIIKILLNAGAEINSRTGSKLGISPLMLAAMNGHVPAVKLLLDMGSDINAQIETNRNTALTLACFQGRAEVVSLLLDRKANVEHRAKTGLTPLMEAASGGYAEVGRVLLDKGADVNAPPVPSSRDTALTIAADKGHYKFCELLINRGAHIDVRNKKGNTPLWLAANGGHFDVVQLLVHASADVDAADNRKITPLMSAFRKGHVKVVQYLVKEVNQFPSDIECMRYIATLADKELLKKCHQCMETIVKAKDQQAAEANNNASILLKELDLERSREEIKKQALAAKREKRKEKRKKKKEEQKRKQEEEGGQKTTDDFCEMLEQKENSDDEEEVPIEPPSATTTTTIGISATSTTFPTAFGKKRASVATTPSANRKNKKNKTKDSPNETIILQDSQVALAQHKADKNKIHGEPRGGGGGLAGGNSDSDPLDSTDCASESSSSGGKSQELNYLPDLTSSASSSSSSSSSSSSVPSSGATQGHLRGLEKRHCPQPQTDCKVDNKVTVSISKSTQKAQDTSDSTCNSLPSPFKTMSLPITSPNSKLSLTSPKRGLKREEGWKEVVRRSKKLSVPASVVSRIMGRGGCNITAIQDVTGAHIDVDKQKDKNGERMITIRGGTESTRYAVQLINALIQDPAKELEDLIPRNHIRVPKTPSFPSSAGAGSGSATGPKALSSLVTSAGVSFQSSSSSSSPSSQAGGKLGKGLSSNVRQPFPVSLPLAYAHPQLALLAAQTMHQIRHPRLPMAQFGGTFSPAASTWGPFPVRPVSPGSANSSPKHNGGTNSTGGQARPNSTHGEHSNAASSGAGVTTTNTTAASAPNAASAAASPHTPNPTPYNPQPSVPTPSSVRKQLFAPDHKPAVCVAATSTSGSSAVRGTGSPAHHSSTTTAADGPQHLVGANSQPHIQLTKTEPSAVAPSGKDKPSLSVENQAVSVSESINSVGFSAPAMALPPKPETRQQLPPPPSSASSTEAPPPLLNPQPSSHHPSAPPPALSHNVAHPNNTVPHFSAPAPRVSHRMQPQGPYYSLPEQQQTQQQSVFVPFNAQQDSLKQTPNQMSQQANLPPQAQNHGQGSLQVSTNMGMMNGSQMQHVAGKPQQMPPNFGHAGLFNFSSIFDNNSQVGNNQVWGACHLPARSPPEQSYSVPPAYMSMGQIENMMAPPPPDGSKAPGYRSASQRMVNSPIALTSYATSISGSPVYLHGPTPVGTPSFSRQHFSPHPWSASTSGESPVPPPSTVSSSALSTSAPPPPQPKQGSSSQQDRKVPPPIGTERLARIRQTGSVNPPLLTTSYTASVGQGGIWSFGVGSASEAMSGWSQPLMSSHMMHPQLHTEQSAFSQHQPMEQDDTGIANPANNYHQPQHLPNSYMDFPKGMPMSMYGGMLPPHPPMAEGPGAPMYNGLHASDPAWSPIIKVVPNNADNSDPQQQVWPGTWAPHVGNVHLNHVN